In Alcaligenes faecalis, the sequence GCAGGCGGATATTGATCGGGCGCTTATTTATTGGCAGGACTGGCAGGAGAGAAAAGACCATGAGAAGCAGATCACATGATGAGGCTATGGCCGATCTGTATCGCAGTGATCCGGCCTTGGCATTAGAGACTATCAATCAGATTTTGGAGGACGGGGATCAGGCCGAACTCCTGATCGTGTTGCGTCAATTGGCACAGGCTTTTGGTGGTGTGCAGGCAGTTGCCGAGCAGGCGCAGTTAAATCCGACGCAGCTTTACAGGACCTTGTCACCCAAGGGGAATCCGGCCTTGAGCAGCCTGACGGCCATTTTGAAGGCAATGGGCCTGCGTCTTGCGGTGCAGCCTTTGTAGGCTTCTGGCGGATCATGATTTAGCATGACATTTCCCGCCCTGGACTTATTGTGATTCAAAGCCATTCATGACTGAAAACACCCCTGATACTCGCCCTGTGCATAAAGCGGCCTGCCATTGCGGAGCCGTTCGTTTCAATGTGAAGCTGACAGACGGCCTGCGTTCGGCGCGCCGTTGCAATTGCTCGTATTGCCGCATGCGCGGGGCGGTGGCGGTGTCGGCCAACCTGGCAGATATTCAGGTAGAGCAAGGGCAGGATGCTCTGACCCTTTATCAGTTCAACACCGGGCAGGCCCGGCATTATTTCTGTTCGCATTGCGGGATTTATACCTTCCATCAGCGCCGCTCCAACCCGGAGCAGTATGGTGTGAATGTGGCCTGTATTGAAGGCATGAGCCCCTTTGATTTTGAAGAGGTGCCAGTCAGTGAAGGCCGCAGTCATCCCAAGGATCGTCCAGGTGGTGGCAGTGTGATTGCCGGTTGGGTGCGCTATCAGGCAAATCCCCAGGCGCAGGGTGACTGACGTTACCTGCCTGCTTTGTGCTACGACCAATAAGAAATACCCCCAAGCTGTACCTTCGGCTTGCAGCCCCCTCGAGAGGAGTTTTTTTTAACCACCGAGTCTTGGGACGGTCAGGCGGTAAAAAAACGCCCCTTACGGCTAGCGTAGAGGGGCGTATAAAAACAGATATCGCGGAACAGAATCGCGTATCTACGGAAAAACAGTACAGCGAGTTACGGCATGGCCCCCGAGGGGGCATCCCGCTTTAGAACTTGTGGTTAAAGGCCACGTACAGCTGCGTAGCACGTGCGTCTGGCAAGAAGGTCAGGTTCTGTGCATAGCCGCCGTATACGTACACCATGGTGCGCTTGGACAGGTCGTACTGGTAACCCACCGAGTACACGTGCTGACGTTTGGTTTGCGCATTGGGGCCGGTAATGCTCTCTGGCAAGCTGCGTGGATCAGCCATGTTCCAGCCCAGCGAGAAGCGCCCACCGGCCAGGGGTGTGGTCACCCCAAAGGAGTAGGAGTTGATCCGCAAGCCTGGAACGGCCGCAAAGGATGGCAGCGGGTTGGTGACGTTGCTCAGGCCAAAGACCTGGGTGGCGAACAGACCATCGCGAGTCTGGCCGATACCGGCAAACACTTTGACGACATCAAAGTCGTAGCTGGCCGCACCCGCCCAGGCGCTGACACGGGTGGAGTCGGCAGCAGGACGTGCACCGCTGGCAGACTGTTTATTGATGTGCAGTTGGTCGTACACCAGAGCGGCACTCAAGGGGCCGTTGTTGTAGCGCAGGCCGGTGGTCACTGCACGGATATTGTTGTCCTTGCTGTTGGTGCCATCCGGGTGCTCGCTATCCCAGTGCTGCTTGCCGTTGATGTTGAAGGAATAGCCAATACCGAACTGAAAGCCGTTCAGCGTGGGCGATTGGTATTGGATCTGGTTGTCGTAACGCACCGTGTTGGCCACGCTGAAGGTCGATCCAAAGCCTACAATCCCGCCGCCGCCACCCAAGGGGTGAGCCATGCTGAAGTATTCGGTCGGCATATTGTTTTTCAGGCCGAAATCCACCTGCCCCCAGTCCTCGCCTGCCAGACCCAGTGTGGCCTGACGGCCGAACAGGCGACCACCCTGGATGGATTGGCCGGTGGGCACATCAAAGCCGCTTTCCAGCACAAACTTGGCTTGCAGCCCGTTGCCCAGATCTTCCGTGCCACGGATACCCCAGCGGCTGCCAAAGTGCACCCCGCTGTTGGGGCCCAGACGCGAGGTCTTGAACTCGGTAGCATCGGTTCGATCACGGCTGTAGCTGCTATTGCCTTTGTTCATGTCGTAGCCAACACCCGTGTCCAGAATCCCGTACAGGGTGATGGATGCGTGGGCTGCCGAGCTGGCCATCAGTAAAAACAGGGCCGTACCGACAGCGGTTTTATTTCTTGTTTTCAATTCCTCTTCTCCTTCGTGGTAGATAAAAAAAGCGTGCAGCAATCCCCCTACCGCAAGTGATGCAGCAAGAAACAGGCGCAACAAAGCAGGCAGGGCAAAGTGCCTGCGCCGTGTATCAGCGAAGGGGGTGTGGGGGCGAGTACCGGCGGTACTCGCAACAGGGGTCTTAGATCAGCTCAAGCTCGACCAAAGTTTGGCGTATCACTTCTATCTCGGTGTCCTCGACCTCCAGAATGGGGCGGCGTACATAGGGCTGCACGGGTACGCCGCGCATCTTGAATGCAACTTTCAGCACCGAAGGTGAAGAGCCGTAGCGGCCGATCAGCTCGGGTGTGTACCAGCGTTGCAGAATCTGTATGTCTTTCTGGCCGCAGGCGCGGGCAGCGTCTATATCGCCGCGCCAGATGTGGTTGTAAAAATCGGGCTGATAACGGCCCAGCACACCGCCTGCGCCAATCGTGCCATCGCCATCCACACTTTGCAGCAGGGACAGGCCGTGCTCATCCATGCGAAAGCCGTACACGCGGACCTTGTCTTTCAGGCGGAACAGCGTCTTGATGAATTGTTCAATGCTGGGGCTGGATTGCTTGATGCCGACGACACCATCGATATCGCTTAACTGCTCCAGCAAATCAACGGACAGGTCGATCCCGGTTCCGGCAGGCCAGTTGTAAATCACGATAGGCAGGGTGATTTCTTTGGCGATCTGCTGGTAAAAGGCCAGGATTTCCTTGTCATTGGGGCGTACATACGGGGGCGGCGCAATCACGACCCCTTCATAGCCCAGTGCCTGGGCCTCTTGAGCAAGAGCGACCACTTCGGCGGGTGTGTAGCCGGTACAGCCCGCCAGCAAAGGCAGCTTGCCGCGCATGGCGTCGGCACTGGCGCGGAACAGGTCTACTCGCTCCTGGTTGGACAGGCTGGTCCATTCGCTGGTGGTGCCGCCTACAAACAGACCGTGCATGCCCTCGGCATGCAGCCATTCCAGCATGCTGTGCAGTGCCGGTACATCCAGCTGTCGTGCTTCATCAAAAGGGGTGATGATGGTCGGGATATAGCCCTTCCAGTTCACCCTGTGTTTCTTGCTCATGTGTGTCACTTGTATGGGTTGAAGAAAAGAGGAGGCCTCTGGCTCAGGGCAGACGTGCAGTGGCTTCGATCTCGACCAGCATGTCTGGCAGCGCCAGATTGGCGACTCCCAGCAAGGTGTTGGCAGCCGGTTCGGCCCCCTCGTAAAACTCGTTGATCAGTGCGCAGATCGGGCCCAGCTCTTCAGGTGTGTGGCCGACCAGGTAGGTGCGCAAACGCACGACATCGCGCGGGCTGGCACCGGCTTCTTTCAGGACGGTTTTCAGGTTCTGCAAAGCCTGGCGGGTTTGTGCGATGCGATCGCCTGCGCCCACCAACTGCCCTTCACCGTTCCAGGCGACTTGTCCGGCCAGATGCACGGTGCGGCTGTTGTCCTGCACGACCGCGTGCGAGAAACCGAAGTTGGTGCTGTTGTAGAGCGATGCCGGATTCACGCACTCACGGCCCTGGGGGGCGTTCAGTGGCTGACTGCGTTGGACCAGTTCAAAAATATTGCCCCAGGGGTCGGTGAAGTACTGGAATTG encodes:
- a CDS encoding dihydrodipicolinate synthase family protein, whose translation is MSKKHRVNWKGYIPTIITPFDEARQLDVPALHSMLEWLHAEGMHGLFVGGTTSEWTSLSNQERVDLFRASADAMRGKLPLLAGCTGYTPAEVVALAQEAQALGYEGVVIAPPPYVRPNDKEILAFYQQIAKEITLPIVIYNWPAGTGIDLSVDLLEQLSDIDGVVGIKQSSPSIEQFIKTLFRLKDKVRVYGFRMDEHGLSLLQSVDGDGTIGAGGVLGRYQPDFYNHIWRGDIDAARACGQKDIQILQRWYTPELIGRYGSSPSVLKVAFKMRGVPVQPYVRRPILEVEDTEIEVIRQTLVELELI
- a CDS encoding DNA-binding protein, which encodes MRSRSHDEAMADLYRSDPALALETINQILEDGDQAELLIVLRQLAQAFGGVQAVAEQAQLNPTQLYRTLSPKGNPALSSLTAILKAMGLRLAVQPL
- a CDS encoding porin, with amino-acid sequence MKTRNKTAVGTALFLLMASSAAHASITLYGILDTGVGYDMNKGNSSYSRDRTDATEFKTSRLGPNSGVHFGSRWGIRGTEDLGNGLQAKFVLESGFDVPTGQSIQGGRLFGRQATLGLAGEDWGQVDFGLKNNMPTEYFSMAHPLGGGGGIVGFGSTFSVANTVRYDNQIQYQSPTLNGFQFGIGYSFNINGKQHWDSEHPDGTNSKDNNIRAVTTGLRYNNGPLSAALVYDQLHINKQSASGARPAADSTRVSAWAGAASYDFDVVKVFAGIGQTRDGLFATQVFGLSNVTNPLPSFAAVPGLRINSYSFGVTTPLAGGRFSLGWNMADPRSLPESITGPNAQTKRQHVYSVGYQYDLSKRTMVYVYGGYAQNLTFLPDARATQLYVAFNHKF
- a CDS encoding Rid family hydrolase; amino-acid sequence: MTSPVLPLAIEQIDHAAWTVPDLDAAIAFYERLFGARQLYRLGPINSAELPRSAQGKDWTHAHLDVPDAKLELAFMVLPNGFHIELFAYAQPASDTQKALKSNHVGAHHLGFLVADLDQAVAQLEQHGCTVLDRIAFDTGPTAGAQFQYFTDPWGNIFELVQRSQPLNAPQGRECVNPASLYNSTNFGFSHAVVQDNSRTVHLAGQVAWNGEGQLVGAGDRIAQTRQALQNLKTVLKEAGASPRDVVRLRTYLVGHTPEELGPICALINEFYEGAEPAANTLLGVANLALPDMLVEIEATARLP
- a CDS encoding GFA family protein; the protein is MTENTPDTRPVHKAACHCGAVRFNVKLTDGLRSARRCNCSYCRMRGAVAVSANLADIQVEQGQDALTLYQFNTGQARHYFCSHCGIYTFHQRRSNPEQYGVNVACIEGMSPFDFEEVPVSEGRSHPKDRPGGGSVIAGWVRYQANPQAQGD